A genomic region of Xanthomonas fragariae contains the following coding sequences:
- the pqqD gene encoding pyrroloquinoline quinone biosynthesis peptide chaperone PqqD: MSSITRDSQPALRAGVRLQHDRARDQWVLLAPERVVELDEIALVVAQRYDGARSLAQIAQELAGEFDADAADIEVDVIELTNTLHQKHLLRL, encoded by the coding sequence GTGAGCAGCATCACCCGCGACAGCCAGCCGGCCCTGCGCGCAGGCGTGCGCCTGCAGCACGACCGCGCGCGCGACCAATGGGTGCTGCTGGCGCCGGAACGGGTGGTCGAGCTGGACGAGATCGCACTGGTGGTGGCGCAGCGCTACGACGGCGCGCGCTCGCTGGCGCAGATCGCGCAGGAACTGGCGGGCGAATTCGATGCCGACGCGGCCGATATCGAGGTTGATGTAATCGAACTCACCAACACCCTGCATCAGAAGCATCTGCTGCGGCTATGA
- the pqqE gene encoding pyrroloquinoline quinone biosynthesis protein PqqE has product MNIAPPPLSVLLELTHRCPLACPYCSNPIALAALREEMDTAGWCSLLQQAADMGVLQAHFSGGEPMLRKDLPELVAHARALGLYSNLITSGVAGGEPMLDQLQAAGLEHVQLSVQDVDPAGADRIAGYRNSLAKKREFAAAVRARGLPLTLNAVLHRHNAERVPGMIALALEWQAERIEVAHTQYYGWGLRNRAALMPSREQLMATIAAVEAARRELGDRLAIDFVTPDYYARQPKPCMGGWGQRFVNISPRGDVLPCHAAETIDGMRFDNLRERSLADIWNNGEAFVRFRGTAWMPDVCQGCPKREIDWGGCRCQALALSGDAATLDPVCERSPVHAQVRATAESEAAATPPEFIYRRPRRPERAPSVTANTQE; this is encoded by the coding sequence ATGAACATCGCCCCGCCGCCGCTGTCCGTGCTGCTGGAGCTGACCCATCGCTGCCCGTTGGCCTGCCCGTATTGCTCCAACCCGATCGCATTGGCGGCGCTGCGCGAGGAAATGGATACCGCCGGCTGGTGCTCGCTGCTGCAGCAGGCTGCCGACATGGGCGTGCTGCAGGCGCATTTTTCCGGCGGCGAACCGATGCTGCGCAAGGACCTGCCCGAGCTGGTGGCGCATGCACGCGCGCTTGGGCTGTACAGCAACCTGATCACCTCCGGCGTGGCCGGCGGTGAGCCGATGCTTGATCAATTGCAGGCTGCAGGACTGGAGCATGTGCAGCTGAGCGTGCAGGACGTCGACCCGGCCGGTGCCGACCGCATCGCCGGCTATCGCAACAGTCTGGCGAAGAAGCGCGAGTTCGCCGCCGCGGTACGTGCGCGTGGCCTGCCGCTGACGCTCAATGCGGTCCTGCATCGCCATAACGCCGAGCGCGTGCCCGGCATGATCGCGCTGGCGCTGGAATGGCAGGCCGAGCGCATCGAAGTGGCGCATACCCAGTACTACGGCTGGGGCCTGCGCAATCGCGCCGCGCTGATGCCCAGCCGCGAGCAGCTGATGGCCACGATTGCCGCGGTGGAAGCCGCGCGGCGCGAGCTCGGCGACCGCCTGGCGATCGACTTCGTCACCCCCGACTACTACGCCCGCCAGCCCAAGCCGTGCATGGGCGGCTGGGGCCAGCGCTTCGTCAACATCTCCCCGCGCGGCGATGTGCTGCCCTGCCATGCGGCAGAAACCATCGACGGCATGCGCTTCGACAACCTGCGCGAGCGTTCGCTGGCCGACATCTGGAACAACGGCGAGGCCTTCGTGCGCTTCCGCGGCACCGCATGGATGCCGGACGTGTGCCAAGGCTGCCCCAAGCGCGAGATCGACTGGGGCGGCTGCCGCTGCCAGGCCCTGGCGCTCAGCGGCGATGCCGCCACGTTAGACCCTGTCTGCGAACGCTCACCGGTGCATGCACAGGTGCGCGCCACCGCCGAAAGCGAGGCAGCAGCTACTCCGCCGGAGTTCATCTACCGGCGCCCGCGTCGTCCCGAACGCGCCCCGTCGGTCACCGCAAACACCCAGGAATAA